The genomic segment CGTCCCCGCGCTGTAATGAGAAAATTTAAGCTTTGCCGTATCTGTTTTAGGGAATTGGCCCATCGAGGCCTGATTCCTGGCGTTAGAAAGGCCAGCTGGTAATCTGAGAAATTGGAAGGAGGTCGGAAAATATGGCAATGACAGACCCTATTGCTGATATGCTAACCAGAATCCGGAATGCGAATATGGTCCGTAAAGAAACTGTGGACGTTCCTGCTTCCAGAATTAAGGAAGAAATTGCAACTGTACTGAAAAATGAAGGATTCATTAAAGATTACCAACGGATTGCTGAAGGTCCACAAGGTATTTTGCGTCTGTACTTGAAATATGGAAAAGATGGGCAAAGAGTTATTTCTGGCCTTAAGCGAATTAGCAAACCCGGTTTGAGAGTTTATGCCAAAAAAGATGAAATCCCTAAAGTTTTAGGTGGATTAGGAATTGCTATTATTTCCACTTCTAAAGGGATAATGACTGATAAAGAAGCCCGGAAGCTCGGGATTGGTGGAGAAGTTATCTGCTACGTCTGGTAAAAAAGAGCTTCAGAGTTTATGTAAATGGAGGTGCAAGAGATGTCCAGAATAGGGCTTAAACCTATCGCCATTCCAGAAAAAGTCGATGTTAAAATCGACGGCAACGTTGTAACAATTAAGGGCCCTAAGGGAGAATTAACTCAAAAATTTGATCCTAGAATGGAAATTTCCATTGAGGATCAGCAACTTGTTGTACGTCGATCATCTGATTCTAAAGAAGATAAAGCTCTGCACGGTTTAACCAGAAGCCTTCTCAATAATATGATTCAAGGTGTAACTGAGGGATTTGAAAAGAGATTGGAAATGGTTGGTGTTGGATACCGGGCTCTTAAAAAAGGTAAAGCCTTAGAAATTGAAATTGGTTATTCACATCCTGTTGTTGTTGAGCCAGCCCCTGGTATCGAATTTGAAGTAGACTCAAAGGGTAAAAATAATATAATTATTGTGCGCGGAATTGATAAACAATTGGTTGGTCAAACTGCAGCAGAAATTCGTGCTATTCGTCCACCGGAACCCTATAAAGGTAAAGGTATTAAATATGTAGATGAGCACATCCGTCGTAAGGTTGGTAAGACAGGTTAATAGATGAAACTGCTAAGGTATTGGGAAAGGAGTGAACGGTGATGAATATAAAGGATAAACGTGCTGCACGTAAAAGAAGACATCTTCGTGTTCGGAAAAAGATTTCTGGTACTCCTGAACGTCCGCGTTTAAGTGTATATCGTAGTTTGAAGCATATGTATGCTCAAGTCATTGATGACGTTAATGGTGTAACTTTAGTAGCTGCTTCTACTTTGGACCCACAGCTTCGCAATCAACTTAAATATGGTGGAAATAAAGAAGCTGCAAGAGCTGTAGGTGAATTGATTGCTGAACGGTGCCTGGAAAAAGGAATCGAAAAAGTTGTTTTCGACCGTGGCGGAAATCTCTATCATGGTCGTGTCAAGGCATTAGCTGAAGGTGCCCGTTCTAAGGGTCTGAAATTTTAAAAGGAGGGAAATGGATGAGGAAACTTATTGACCCTAACGAGTTAGAATTAACTGAAAGAGTT from the Anoxybacter fermentans genome contains:
- the rplF gene encoding 50S ribosomal protein L6 yields the protein MSRIGLKPIAIPEKVDVKIDGNVVTIKGPKGELTQKFDPRMEISIEDQQLVVRRSSDSKEDKALHGLTRSLLNNMIQGVTEGFEKRLEMVGVGYRALKKGKALEIEIGYSHPVVVEPAPGIEFEVDSKGKNNIIIVRGIDKQLVGQTAAEIRAIRPPEPYKGKGIKYVDEHIRRKVGKTG
- a CDS encoding type Z 30S ribosomal protein S14, yielding MAKKAMINKAKREPKYETRRVRRCERCGRPRAVMRKFKLCRICFRELAHRGLIPGVRKASW
- the rpsH gene encoding 30S ribosomal protein S8 is translated as MAMTDPIADMLTRIRNANMVRKETVDVPASRIKEEIATVLKNEGFIKDYQRIAEGPQGILRLYLKYGKDGQRVISGLKRISKPGLRVYAKKDEIPKVLGGLGIAIISTSKGIMTDKEARKLGIGGEVICYVW
- the rplR gene encoding 50S ribosomal protein L18 yields the protein MNIKDKRAARKRRHLRVRKKISGTPERPRLSVYRSLKHMYAQVIDDVNGVTLVAASTLDPQLRNQLKYGGNKEAARAVGELIAERCLEKGIEKVVFDRGGNLYHGRVKALAEGARSKGLKF